Proteins encoded in a region of the Eretmochelys imbricata isolate rEreImb1 chromosome 10, rEreImb1.hap1, whole genome shotgun sequence genome:
- the GLDN gene encoding gliomedin, producing the protein MQGDGGRALRCVLAAVGLLSALSAAGTLFLLGQWRELSAALRELEAAQPQGGDSDSILRSLLGPTAPGAAAPGAARHKRSHRGAAARGHVRAENDELLMMMTYSMVPVRVMVDLCNSTKGICLTGPPGSPGPPGLDGLPGYNGSDGIPGIPGPKGEPGVNGRRGKIGLPGPKGDPGEKGEKGDPGELGLPGKDGMPGGKGSRGAKGDKGDANNDVISEGAKGEPGPPGPPGPQGPPGPPGKRKAKSQVQENMYSSKCTGETCAIPNDDTLVGKADEKTNGYHPKKAECVIKSIGSPTEMGKIQQTFGTWMREPANRSDERIWLTMHFSGNIIKEYENANALLNDSYRIISLPGIFYGCGHVIYNNCLYYQKGGTSIIVKFELDTASFRTLTIENALHDGRHYLFSNSKTYFNVAVDEKGLWIIYASIIDENIIVAHIDEETFSVVQHINTTYPKSKAGNAFIACGVLYVTDTKDMRVTFAFDLLREKQIDASFELRLAQSVLAMLSYSLRDRDLYTWENGYLMQYPVHFDS; encoded by the exons ATGCAGGGGGACGGCGGCCGGGCGCTGCGCTGCGTGCTGGCCGCAGTGGGGCTGCTCTCGGCGCTCAGCGCCGCGGGGACGCTCTTCCTCCTGGGCCAGTGGAGGGAGCTGAGCGCGGCGCTGCGGGAGCTGGAGGCTGCACAGCCCCAGGGGGGAGACAGTGACAGCATCCTGCGGTCCCTCCTGGGCCCCACCGCCCCAGGGGCAGCGGCCCCAGGGGCCGCCCGGCACAAGAGGAGCCACCGCGGAGCGGCCGCCAGGGGCCACGTTCGGGCCGAGAACGATGAGTTGCTCATGATGATGACCTACTCCATGGTGCCG GTCCGTGTGATGGTGGATTTATGTAACAGCACAAAAGGGATATGCTTAACAG GCCCTCCAGGCTCCCCAG GACCTCCTGGACTCGATGGATTACCCGGCTACAATGGATCAGATGGCATCCCTGGCATCCCAGGGCCAAAGGGGGAACCAGGAGTAAatggaagaagaggaaaaatag GTTTACCAGGACCAAAAGGTGATCcaggagagaaaggagaaaaaggagacCCTGGTGAACTGGGCTTACCTGGCAAAGATGGGATGCCAGGAGGAAAAGGTTCAAGAGGAGCGAAGGGGGACAAAGGGGATGCAAACAATGACGTGATATCAGAAG GTGCAAAGGGGGAGCCAGGGCCCCCAGGACCCCCAGGGCCACAAGGTCCTCCCGGGCCACCAGGGAAGCGCAAAGCAAAATCCCAGGTTCAGGAGAACATGTACAGCAGCAAGTGCACAG GTGAGACATGTGCCATACCAAACGATGACACGCTCGTAGGAAAAGCTGATGAGAAAACCAATGGGTACCACCCAAAAAAAGCTG AATGCGTCATTAAATCAATAGGAAGCCCCACTGAGATGGGTAAGATACAGCAAACATTTGGAACATGGATGAGGGAACCTGCAAATAGAAGTGACGAACGAATTTGGCTTACAATGCATTTTTCAG GAAACATCATAAAAGAATATGAGAATGCAAATGCATTGCTGAATGACAGCTACAGGATCATTAGCCTCCCGGGGATCTTTTATGGATGTGGCCATGTGATATATAACAACTGTCTATACTATCAAAAAGGAGGAACCAGTATCATTGTGAA aTTTGAGCTTGATACAGCATCATTCAGAACCCTGACAATTGAAAATGCCTTACACGATGGTCGCCACTACCTCTTTTCTAACTCCAAGACGTACTTCAACGTGGCAGTGGATGAAAAGGGTCTTTGGATTATCTATGCCTCAATTATTGATGAAAATATCATTGTAGCACATATTGATGAAGAGACATTTTCAGTTGTTCAACATATCAACACTACATACCCCAAGTCCAAAGCTGGCAATGCATTCATAGCATGTGGAGTGCTATATGTTACTGATACTAAGGATATGAGGGTAACTTTTGCTTTTGATTTGTTGAGAGAGAAGCAAATAGATGCAAGCTTTGAGTTAAGATTGGCACAATCTGTTCTTGCTATGCTTTCCTATAGTCTAAGAGATAGAGACTTGTATACATGGGAGAATGGCTATTTAATGCAGTACCCTGTACATTTTGACAGCtga